One Fibrobacter sp. UBA4297 genomic region harbors:
- a CDS encoding ATPase, T2SS/T4P/T4SS family, which yields MASEIESLLEYALNIGASELIVTEGAPSAVRFAGRVCAVPESSALPFGSLLEFLGALDGESGTFVGGPWVNSRWRVKYFREAHGNAAIFRPLMPECPEFTALGAPAALDNLLGLSSGLVIFAGPACSGKTITATSYVSALCSSGILRFCDLDEGHEVPVKTGESLKLVNTVGSTSEKLEQGLRSGTDLFWLGDFDGSSLISILRAAESGALVVMNVTAGNAVGVVDALLSGVSPENRDLVRTMLAASLKAVVVQRLLPAAAEGGGAVSAWEILFNTQNVAAHIRSGEQFKLTSVMASSSSEGMLLMDDCLAELVRSNYVTAAEAGRYVSNPARLA from the coding sequence ATGGCATCAGAAATTGAATCTCTTTTGGAATACGCCTTGAATATCGGGGCGAGCGAATTGATTGTGACCGAGGGCGCACCTTCGGCAGTCCGCTTTGCAGGCCGCGTGTGTGCGGTCCCTGAATCTTCTGCACTCCCGTTTGGTTCTCTGCTTGAATTTTTGGGCGCGCTTGATGGCGAGTCGGGAACGTTTGTCGGTGGCCCTTGGGTGAACTCCAGGTGGCGTGTGAAGTACTTCCGCGAAGCGCACGGCAATGCCGCAATTTTCCGCCCGCTCATGCCTGAATGCCCGGAATTTACAGCTCTTGGCGCGCCAGCCGCACTCGATAACTTGCTCGGTCTCAGTTCTGGCCTCGTGATTTTTGCAGGGCCTGCCTGCTCCGGAAAAACGATAACGGCAACATCGTACGTTTCAGCCTTGTGCAGTTCTGGCATTTTGCGGTTCTGCGATTTGGATGAAGGCCATGAAGTACCCGTGAAGACCGGCGAAAGCCTAAAGCTTGTGAATACGGTCGGCTCGACCTCCGAAAAACTGGAACAGGGACTTCGCAGCGGAACAGATCTTTTTTGGCTTGGCGATTTTGACGGCTCGTCGTTGATTTCCATTTTACGTGCCGCAGAATCGGGCGCCTTGGTGGTCATGAATGTGACGGCAGGTAACGCCGTTGGCGTTGTCGATGCGCTCCTTTCTGGTGTTTCTCCTGAAAACCGTGACCTTGTCCGTACCATGCTTGCGGCATCTCTCAAGGCTGTTGTCGTGCAGAGACTCTTGCCCGCTGCAGCTGAAGGCGGTGGCGCCGTTTCTGCCTGGGAAATCCTTTTTAACACGCAAAACGTGGCTGCTCACATTCGCAGCGGCGAACAGTTCAAGCTCACGTCCGTGATGGCATCCTCTTCATCTGAAGGCATGCTTTTGATGGATGATTGCTTGGCGGAACTGGTTCGCTC
- a CDS encoding type IV pilus twitching motility protein PilT, whose amino-acid sequence MRNQYMAKVLVHNKVVSEDQVKAHWGEISDSMDIGQVLVRAGILKQSMYDKVLAFVKNLEAKNAKPAEKPAASPSAAAPAHSASTPVPSSASAHPAAPAHSASAPAQPSSPTHSAPPVQPAPAVSAAPAPKLAEEPTIKIEGNSSLYGEASSSTVVIEKVEGLETTSMASVQVPVENETPAEETATEELPSQFAVATGEGEAVEAPDVLHPITPLAKNIAYARKFNVTDVYLYADRQITMRQSGTLFIASEKVLEKTHLMDRLTEAAEGFADGYKIVVGRNFSKTFALPGVGRARISVTWNDVTPSISIRIIPMESVALENLYLPEFSMQFATLNSGLVLIAGPSSSGRSTTMTAFAECIAANRQVFIQTVEKPIERLLQNPNGSIAQREVGLHVRSGAAGIELAIRTGADVILFDHLETMEELSLLMQASNAGALVFAVASGNNINALLSRLLMSVPSENRSAFACSLADQLKGVIVQHLIPTVQNQGLVLATEAMKVTSTIAGMIRKCDVSQILSAISNQKDQGITLDDSLQMCVESGYIEGSEAWKRANDSRRFASYRKV is encoded by the coding sequence ATGAGAAATCAGTACATGGCAAAAGTCCTTGTGCACAACAAGGTTGTGTCCGAGGATCAGGTCAAGGCCCACTGGGGCGAAATCTCCGACTCGATGGATATCGGTCAGGTTCTTGTTCGTGCGGGAATCTTGAAACAGTCCATGTACGATAAGGTTCTCGCGTTTGTGAAGAACCTCGAAGCGAAAAACGCAAAGCCCGCTGAAAAGCCCGCAGCGTCTCCGTCTGCTGCCGCTCCCGCGCATTCCGCATCAACGCCGGTGCCGTCTTCGGCTTCGGCTCATCCCGCAGCTCCCGCGCATTCCGCATCTGCGCCAGCGCAACCTTCGTCTCCGACGCATTCTGCGCCTCCTGTGCAGCCCGCTCCAGCAGTTTCTGCCGCGCCAGCTCCCAAGCTCGCGGAAGAACCTACTATAAAGATTGAAGGCAACAGCAGCCTTTACGGTGAAGCCTCTTCTTCGACGGTCGTCATCGAGAAGGTCGAAGGCCTCGAAACGACGAGCATGGCGAGCGTGCAAGTTCCGGTTGAAAACGAAACGCCCGCCGAAGAAACTGCGACCGAAGAACTTCCGTCGCAGTTCGCCGTTGCTACCGGCGAAGGCGAAGCCGTTGAAGCTCCTGATGTCTTGCATCCGATTACACCGCTTGCAAAAAACATCGCTTACGCCCGCAAGTTTAACGTCACAGACGTTTACCTCTACGCCGACCGCCAGATTACTATGCGCCAGTCCGGCACGCTCTTTATCGCGTCCGAAAAGGTGCTCGAAAAAACGCATTTGATGGACCGCCTGACCGAAGCGGCCGAAGGTTTTGCTGACGGCTACAAGATTGTGGTCGGCCGCAATTTCAGTAAGACTTTTGCACTCCCCGGTGTTGGCCGCGCACGCATTTCTGTGACGTGGAACGACGTCACGCCGAGCATTTCTATTCGCATCATTCCGATGGAATCGGTGGCGCTCGAGAATCTTTACTTGCCCGAATTCAGCATGCAGTTTGCAACGCTCAATAGCGGGCTTGTGCTCATTGCGGGCCCGTCGTCGAGCGGCCGCTCCACGACGATGACCGCCTTTGCCGAATGCATCGCCGCGAATCGCCAGGTGTTCATCCAGACGGTCGAAAAGCCGATTGAACGCTTGCTCCAGAATCCGAACGGCTCCATCGCCCAGCGCGAAGTAGGCTTGCATGTGCGCTCCGGTGCCGCTGGCATCGAACTCGCCATCCGCACCGGCGCTGACGTGATTCTCTTTGACCATCTCGAAACGATGGAAGAACTTTCCCTGCTCATGCAGGCTTCGAACGCGGGTGCTCTCGTGTTTGCAGTCGCGAGCGGTAACAACATCAACGCGCTTCTTTCGCGCCTCCTCATGTCCGTGCCGAGCGAGAACCGCAGCGCCTTTGCGTGCTCGCTTGCCGATCAGCTCAAGGGCGTCATCGTGCAGCACTTGATTCCTACAGTGCAAAACCAGGGTCTTGTGCTGGCGACTGAAGCGATGAAGGTCACATCGACGATTGCGGGCATGATCCGCAAGTGCGATGTGTCGCAGATCCTCTCTGCGATTAGCAACCAAAAAGACCAAGGCATAACGCTTGACGATTCTTTGCAGATGTGCGTAGAATCCGGTTACATCGAAGGCAGCGAAGCCTGGAAACGTGCAAACGACAGCCGCCGTTTTGCGTCTTACCGCAAGGTTTAG
- a CDS encoding ABC transporter permease: MQTLKHIGIIALNTFRESIRDKILYNIGFLAIALTLFSIVLGEWSVFDRAYVIKSTTLSVMSLSGLLISIFVGISLVQKEIQRRTVLTLLSKPISRAAFIVGKYFGLLAVVAVHLVLLTGIYYAILWITNSSPTVSLLTAIYLIFCEMAVVIAVALLFSSFSSTVLSALFTLGVYFAGHLSDQLLEQVKFASRMGELQGASSAILEKAAVVIHAVFPGLYRFNVTNYVVHGVALPDMYVFWNSVYALGYIGVFLAIASWWFSRRDFL; encoded by the coding sequence GTGCAGACGCTTAAGCATATCGGCATTATTGCCCTCAATACGTTCCGCGAATCCATTCGCGATAAGATTCTTTATAACATTGGCTTTTTGGCGATTGCACTTACGCTTTTTAGCATTGTGCTTGGCGAGTGGTCGGTGTTTGACCGCGCTTACGTCATCAAGTCCACGACACTTTCGGTGATGAGCCTTTCGGGCCTTTTGATTTCCATCTTCGTGGGCATTAGCCTTGTGCAAAAGGAAATCCAGCGCCGTACGGTGCTCACGCTTTTGTCAAAGCCCATTAGCCGTGCCGCGTTTATCGTGGGCAAGTACTTTGGACTTTTGGCGGTTGTCGCGGTGCATCTCGTGCTCCTCACGGGAATCTACTATGCGATTCTGTGGATTACAAATTCCAGCCCGACGGTGAGCCTCCTGACGGCTATTTACCTCATCTTTTGCGAGATGGCGGTTGTCATTGCAGTGGCGCTCCTGTTCAGCAGCTTCAGTAGCACGGTGCTCTCGGCGCTCTTTACGCTTGGCGTTTATTTTGCCGGCCACTTGAGCGACCAGCTCTTGGAACAGGTCAAGTTTGCAAGCCGCATGGGCGAACTGCAAGGCGCCTCTTCTGCAATTCTTGAAAAGGCGGCTGTCGTAATCCACGCTGTGTTCCCTGGACTTTATCGCTTTAACGTGACGAATTATGTGGTGCATGGTGTTGCACTCCCGGACATGTACGTGTTCTGGAACAGTGTGTATGCACTCGGTTATATCGGTGTGTTCTTGGCCATCGCAAGTTGGTGGTTTAGCCGGAGGGATTTCCTATGA
- a CDS encoding ABC transporter ATP-binding protein, whose protein sequence is MSDLMIEIEHLHKTYRSGFTMKPKLALKDVSFNVEAGKVYGFIGPNGAGKSTTIKVLTGLLNFDSGKVLVNGISPRDVKSRQYIGYSPEQPYFYDYLSGRELLRFYGKLVGLKGAELEFRIGWALELLHANKDWIDRRLRSYSKGMMQRVGIAQAILGKPKLLILDEPMSGLDPMGRRDVREAIQQLNRDGVTIFYSSHLLSDVESISHRVAMIVDGKIVREGTVDEITESCGVEYHVRTRQAILEADLPRGVSATGHPQEYICADDVARDRLLGFCLSNGIAVEKMDHKRPSLEDILTEEIARADA, encoded by the coding sequence ATGAGTGATTTGATGATTGAAATTGAGCACCTGCACAAGACGTATCGCAGTGGCTTTACCATGAAGCCGAAGCTTGCGCTCAAGGATGTGAGCTTCAATGTCGAAGCAGGCAAGGTGTATGGATTTATTGGACCTAACGGGGCGGGCAAGTCCACCACGATCAAGGTTCTGACGGGACTTTTGAATTTTGATTCGGGCAAGGTGCTTGTAAATGGCATCAGCCCGCGCGATGTGAAGAGTCGCCAGTACATTGGTTATTCTCCGGAACAGCCGTATTTTTACGATTATCTCTCGGGTCGTGAACTTTTGCGCTTTTACGGAAAGCTCGTGGGCCTCAAGGGCGCGGAACTCGAATTCCGCATTGGCTGGGCGCTTGAACTTTTGCACGCAAACAAGGACTGGATCGACCGCCGCTTGCGTTCGTATTCCAAGGGCATGATGCAGCGCGTGGGGATTGCCCAGGCGATTCTTGGCAAGCCGAAGCTTTTGATCCTTGACGAACCGATGAGCGGCCTGGACCCGATGGGTCGCCGCGACGTGCGCGAGGCTATCCAGCAGCTCAATCGCGATGGCGTGACGATTTTCTATTCGAGCCATTTGCTGAGTGACGTGGAAAGCATCAGCCACCGCGTGGCGATGATTGTCGATGGCAAAATCGTGCGTGAAGGGACTGTCGATGAAATCACGGAATCCTGTGGTGTGGAATATCATGTGCGGACGCGCCAGGCTATTTTGGAAGCGGACTTGCCTCGCGGTGTTTCTGCAACGGGTCACCCGCAAGAATACATCTGCGCCGACGATGTCGCCCGCGACCGTTTGCTCGGCTTCTGCCTCTCGAACGGGATTGCCGTAGAAAAGATGGACCACAAGCGTCCGAGTCTCGAAGATATTTTGACGGAGGAAATTGCCCGTGCAGACGCTTAA
- a CDS encoding FISUMP domain-containing protein: MKFKFVAVLALFVTAIAFTACEKVENCHYDESAKTLKCQGQTYSTVETGGRVWMAENANLLNFDSSYCYGNNLDNCKKYGRLYDWKSANDACPTGWELPKQADFEKADLKALNIGKDGFRYYDGKFADENVSASFWTADAFDESRAVMVRVQDKVTYEHYNKTIAASVRCVKVK; the protein is encoded by the coding sequence ATGAAGTTCAAGTTCGTTGCCGTATTGGCTCTTTTTGTCACCGCCATTGCATTTACTGCATGCGAAAAAGTTGAAAACTGCCATTACGATGAATCCGCCAAGACGCTCAAATGCCAAGGCCAGACCTATTCCACCGTTGAAACGGGTGGCCGCGTGTGGATGGCTGAAAACGCCAACCTTCTGAATTTTGATTCCAGTTACTGCTACGGCAATAACCTCGACAACTGCAAAAAGTATGGCCGCCTCTACGATTGGAAATCCGCCAATGACGCATGCCCCACAGGCTGGGAACTCCCGAAACAGGCAGACTTTGAAAAGGCTGACCTCAAGGCGCTCAACATCGGCAAGGATGGCTTCCGCTATTACGATGGCAAGTTTGCCGACGAAAACGTGAGTGCAAGCTTCTGGACTGCTGATGCATTCGACGAATCCCGCGCTGTGATGGTCCGCGTACAGGATAAAGTAACGTACGAACATTACAACAAGACCATCGCTGCCTCCGTCCGCTGCGTGAAAGTAAAATAG
- a CDS encoding geranylgeranylglyceryl/heptaprenylglyceryl phosphate synthase — MKPGKTELRLNADIEKRGALFAVLLDPDTSDEAAFVKAGTMAAENGADLLLVGGSYLGNFTLPKQVAALKAAVDLPVILFPGGASQVVPGFDAMLFMTLVSGRNPNYLIDEQVRGGALVRALNMEAIPTAYQLINSGKRTTVEYISNTMPVPANKPKLSMVNSIAAELMGMRYVYLEAGSGAEEPVPVEHIAYTRKATEMTIITGGGIKDPQTAAVRVAAGAQIIVTGTLWEKVNDPALLKEFASAIHVKG, encoded by the coding sequence ATGAAACCTGGTAAGACTGAACTCCGTTTGAATGCTGATATCGAAAAGCGCGGTGCACTTTTTGCTGTGCTCTTGGATCCGGATACTTCGGACGAAGCCGCCTTTGTCAAGGCTGGCACGATGGCTGCAGAAAACGGTGCGGACTTGCTCTTGGTTGGCGGTTCTTACCTCGGCAATTTTACGCTCCCGAAACAGGTCGCAGCCCTTAAGGCCGCAGTCGACTTGCCGGTGATTCTTTTCCCGGGTGGCGCTTCTCAGGTGGTTCCAGGCTTTGATGCCATGCTTTTCATGACGCTCGTGAGTGGTCGCAATCCGAACTACCTCATTGACGAACAGGTGCGCGGTGGCGCTCTTGTGCGTGCGCTCAACATGGAAGCTATCCCGACGGCCTACCAGCTCATCAACAGTGGCAAGCGCACGACGGTCGAGTACATCAGCAATACGATGCCTGTGCCTGCAAACAAGCCGAAGCTCAGCATGGTGAATTCCATCGCCGCAGAACTCATGGGCATGCGTTACGTTTACCTCGAAGCCGGAAGTGGCGCCGAAGAACCCGTGCCGGTCGAACACATCGCCTATACCCGTAAAGCAACCGAAATGACCATCATCACCGGTGGTGGCATCAAGGACCCGCAGACTGCAGCCGTCCGCGTTGCCGCCGGCGCCCAGATCATTGTGACAGGCACCCTCTGGGAAAAGGTCAACGACCCTGCACTCTTGAAAGAATTCGCCTCTGCAATTCACGTGAAAGGCTAG
- a CDS encoding FISUMP domain-containing protein — MFSWNKKIFCGCITLSLMLLACSNDDTNAVAPIASPQIESEGGSAQTTMVVNLNCAHVEGRAVSLTRMDNGQKYEFHSYELASKVRMYELDSVTLDTTGTIWRRFVLDTNGNFSFDSVSLKSPYVMIEVEPVEDSYLKINPRLIVDVRKTNSVRVNMLTYLESFRLRHLVQSGMYFDDAQAQAKREVLDAFGLYDESPDFDKKDDERTQEYLNFAGWFFPYILVDSVTVAFGQSGVFRNIDSRSMDALVNWASEEISTSGYGLELPYEYYEAIGWADYYRYSYNHMVLALNFLSALKGFGKCTAEKEGVSYEIHDGYYGIQCDGTQWKILINGFKKVDFTTGTMTDNRDGKTYKTVTYNIGDSTLTVMAENLDYGDNVHKELCIDVNPENPNVSVRNMEGVRSAESSGCGVYGGLYRVIDALALDTTFLVENAFDTCVADYVKYRRWHGEGPVVIDSNQIRETCYYTSVNEQKITAWADSVETANGHVQGICPDGWHIPSAEEWNTLWTHLGSVYLGDSPFWDPSGLALKSIGQVDEPIDFLGKSNIYFATLPESLSEFTVWMWSWAYQVAHHDALSGIGVMISFVRCMKN, encoded by the coding sequence ATGTTTAGCTGGAATAAGAAAATATTTTGTGGTTGCATCACATTATCGCTTATGCTTTTAGCTTGTTCTAATGACGATACTAATGCTGTAGCGCCGATTGCCTCACCTCAAATAGAATCTGAAGGCGGTTCCGCCCAAACGACCATGGTTGTAAACTTGAACTGTGCCCATGTAGAAGGCCGTGCAGTTAGTTTAACGCGAATGGACAATGGCCAGAAATACGAATTTCATAGTTACGAATTGGCATCCAAAGTGAGGATGTATGAGCTGGATTCGGTTACGCTTGATACTACGGGAACCATTTGGAGGCGGTTTGTCCTCGATACGAATGGAAACTTTAGTTTTGACAGCGTATCGCTAAAAAGCCCGTATGTGATGATTGAAGTGGAGCCGGTGGAAGATTCGTATTTGAAAATAAATCCTAGGTTGATAGTTGATGTACGGAAAACAAATAGCGTGAGAGTCAATATGCTCACTTATCTTGAAAGTTTCCGTTTGCGTCATTTGGTGCAGTCTGGAATGTATTTCGATGATGCCCAAGCTCAAGCAAAGCGTGAAGTTTTAGATGCCTTTGGCTTGTATGATGAATCGCCGGATTTCGATAAAAAAGACGATGAACGAACCCAAGAGTACTTGAATTTTGCAGGGTGGTTTTTCCCGTATATTTTGGTAGATTCGGTGACGGTAGCTTTTGGCCAAAGTGGGGTATTTAGAAATATTGATAGCAGGTCTATGGATGCTCTTGTTAATTGGGCTTCTGAAGAGATAAGTACTAGCGGTTATGGCTTGGAACTTCCTTATGAATATTACGAAGCCATTGGCTGGGCGGATTATTACCGTTATTCGTACAATCATATGGTTCTTGCGCTAAATTTCTTGTCGGCATTGAAAGGCTTTGGTAAATGTACTGCAGAAAAAGAAGGTGTCAGTTACGAAATTCATGATGGTTATTATGGTATTCAATGTGATGGAACCCAGTGGAAAATATTAATAAACGGATTTAAAAAAGTGGATTTTACCACGGGGACGATGACAGATAATCGTGATGGAAAAACGTACAAGACGGTTACATATAACATTGGTGATTCGACACTGACCGTGATGGCGGAAAACCTGGACTATGGCGATAATGTGCATAAGGAATTGTGTATTGATGTTAATCCGGAAAATCCCAATGTGAGTGTCCGTAATATGGAAGGTGTTCGCTCTGCAGAATCATCGGGCTGTGGCGTTTATGGCGGGTTGTACAGGGTTATTGATGCGTTGGCGTTAGATACAACTTTTTTAGTGGAAAATGCTTTTGATACGTGTGTGGCGGACTATGTCAAATATCGGCGTTGGCATGGCGAAGGTCCGGTGGTTATTGATTCTAATCAGATTCGGGAAACCTGTTACTACACTTCTGTGAATGAACAAAAAATTACGGCATGGGCTGATTCTGTTGAGACTGCTAACGGTCATGTCCAAGGAATTTGCCCAGACGGATGGCATATCCCATCAGCTGAAGAATGGAATACTCTGTGGACACATCTGGGTAGCGTGTATTTGGGAGATTCTCCGTTTTGGGATCCTTCGGGCTTAGCGCTGAAATCTATAGGTCAAGTAGACGAGCCAATTGATTTTTTAGGGAAAAGCAATATTTATTTTGCGACACTCCCTGAATCTCTTTCTGAGTTTACTGTTTGGATGTGGTCTTGGGCTTATCAGGTGGCTCATCATGATGCTTTGAGTGGCATTGGCGTTATGATATCTTTTGTCCGCTGCATGAAAAATTGA
- a CDS encoding FISUMP domain-containing protein: MKHSRQNSLLRDFIGAAFCLVMAFALLMMYVGCSEEVNHSPLAHEGGSTEETASLENITVKGLALASVRQEPLDTSKPEVGLSIGGMPKGSIVTLYELDGDSLEKTGVSYADTIDNDGGLFNIQGVTLKSPYVWITAVAQKSLTVSVDCDFYGCGGDGSGDALSLNAFIDVRDTTPVTVDVFSDLIAYRARVLMLIGNDFADAMAQAKREILEAFGLYGITFDSLDVSGLDYYAMQSVFVKVMVDPYANGDSKVEASISKSFEQTGSFMREKNTVKNGVMRAVNDLKFKLSIPQGVYDNMGPQVAREYQAMLLYEKYLAGMMSVVLGSGQCTSELEGTVVDVTEGVYVSSNAKFNIACRSGSWHVAYEQVPHTFGTMTDARDGKVYKTVTIDFGDKSQTWMAENLNYSGVKTSCLDGNEQNCAIYGRQYNWLDAVGLDESVLSNEFESIQECIDSLSPRYSTTPIPYDSAYIAKCIAELEEPDEYDIEKCEYYGGGIPVNYDSLRVVYDAEILERCEQYMSDMYKFIDINKVNLDSLAVTQGVCPDGWRIPTLDDWETIFVYVDQRWRSAAEAAFLLAAPSIGDPFGFNLYNTVAMEWGGNRSLKIEKKRAEYIMISTSNDRHLSYAGRVKSIPRMNTAYTFSYDVVSFDSYYENLFVRCIKD; the protein is encoded by the coding sequence ATGAAACATTCAAGACAAAATTCGCTGTTGCGAGATTTTATTGGAGCTGCGTTCTGTTTGGTTATGGCGTTTGCTCTTCTTATGATGTATGTAGGCTGTTCCGAAGAAGTTAATCATTCTCCGTTGGCGCATGAGGGTGGTTCTACGGAAGAAACGGCTTCACTTGAAAATATTACGGTGAAGGGCCTTGCTTTGGCAAGTGTGCGGCAGGAGCCTTTGGATACTTCAAAACCAGAAGTGGGACTGTCTATTGGTGGAATGCCGAAGGGCTCCATTGTGACTCTTTATGAACTTGATGGGGATTCGCTTGAAAAAACGGGCGTGTCTTATGCCGATACGATTGATAATGATGGCGGCTTGTTCAACATCCAGGGCGTGACGCTAAAGTCTCCGTATGTCTGGATTACGGCTGTTGCACAGAAATCGTTAACCGTGAGCGTTGATTGTGATTTTTATGGATGCGGAGGCGATGGAAGTGGCGATGCGCTTAGCTTAAATGCCTTTATTGATGTCCGGGATACAACGCCTGTTACTGTTGACGTTTTCTCTGATTTAATAGCCTATCGTGCACGAGTCCTGATGTTGATTGGAAATGATTTTGCGGATGCGATGGCACAGGCGAAACGAGAAATTCTAGAAGCTTTTGGTCTTTATGGAATTACTTTCGACAGTTTGGATGTTTCGGGACTTGATTATTACGCGATGCAGTCGGTATTTGTTAAAGTCATGGTTGATCCATATGCTAATGGAGACTCTAAGGTGGAGGCCTCTATTTCGAAATCGTTTGAACAGACGGGTTCTTTCATGAGAGAAAAAAATACCGTGAAAAACGGAGTGATGAGAGCCGTTAACGATTTGAAGTTTAAACTGAGTATTCCGCAGGGTGTCTATGATAACATGGGGCCACAAGTGGCAAGGGAATACCAAGCAATGCTGCTTTATGAAAAATACCTTGCGGGGATGATGTCTGTAGTGCTTGGATCTGGACAATGTACTTCTGAATTGGAAGGCACTGTCGTAGATGTTACTGAAGGGGTTTATGTGTCGTCAAATGCAAAATTCAATATAGCCTGCCGTTCAGGAAGTTGGCATGTTGCTTATGAACAGGTTCCTCATACTTTTGGAACGATGACAGATGCTCGCGATGGCAAGGTCTACAAAACTGTAACTATAGACTTTGGCGATAAATCGCAAACTTGGATGGCCGAGAACCTTAATTATAGCGGTGTAAAGACAAGTTGCCTCGACGGTAATGAACAAAATTGCGCAATCTATGGCCGTCAATACAATTGGCTAGATGCCGTGGGGCTTGATGAATCTGTTCTAAGCAATGAATTTGAATCTATACAGGAATGTATTGATTCTTTGTCTCCGCGTTATTCGACAACTCCGATACCGTATGATTCTGCGTATATCGCGAAATGTATTGCGGAATTAGAAGAACCAGATGAATATGACATTGAAAAATGTGAATACTATGGAGGTGGCATTCCTGTTAATTACGATTCTTTACGAGTTGTATATGATGCCGAAATCTTGGAACGTTGCGAACAGTATATGAGCGATATGTATAAGTTTATTGACATTAATAAGGTGAACTTGGATAGTCTCGCCGTGACTCAGGGCGTGTGTCCGGATGGCTGGAGAATTCCCACGTTGGATGACTGGGAAACGATCTTTGTATACGTTGACCAAAGATGGCGTTCTGCTGCCGAGGCTGCATTCTTGCTTGCTGCGCCTTCTATAGGAGATCCGTTTGGTTTTAATTTGTACAATACGGTTGCAATGGAATGGGGCGGTAATCGTTCTCTGAAAATTGAAAAAAAGAGAGCTGAGTATATCATGATTTCAACGAGTAATGATAGGCATTTGTCTTATGCGGGCCGCGTCAAATCAATACCGCGGATGAATACTGCGTATACATTTAGTTATGATGTGGTTTCGTTTGATTCTTATTATGAAAATTTATTTGTTCGCTGCATTAAGGATTAG
- a CDS encoding TIGR02147 family protein, whose amino-acid sequence MKDVLEYTNYHQYIADYYAEKKAKSAFTWQTFTRAAGFSSPVFLKYVSEGRSNLSEETAGQVASAMGLANYELDYFCEMVRFDHAKTDEEKKSIFNKMLAIADIHKVRVLEGDSFRYFDSWKNPVLRELAPAMPGAKPLALAKACRPEITAAEVSESLSFLIKANLLQKDENGNYVQTEKSVTTGPMDVTPVAVRGMHRQMGEFALETIEGVPQDQRHFSGLTLGITQSAYDEIVEEIAAFRKRIIAIATRDDETDEVYRLNVQFFPLTKKSVKKG is encoded by the coding sequence ATGAAGGATGTACTAGAGTACACGAACTATCACCAGTACATCGCGGATTATTACGCCGAGAAAAAGGCAAAATCCGCGTTTACTTGGCAAACTTTTACGCGGGCGGCAGGGTTTTCGTCGCCGGTGTTCCTAAAATACGTGAGTGAAGGCCGCTCTAACTTGAGCGAAGAAACTGCAGGTCAAGTGGCATCTGCGATGGGCCTTGCAAATTACGAACTGGATTACTTTTGCGAAATGGTCAGGTTCGACCATGCGAAAACGGACGAAGAGAAAAAGTCCATTTTCAACAAAATGCTCGCTATCGCTGACATCCATAAAGTAAGAGTCCTTGAGGGAGATTCCTTCCGTTATTTTGATAGCTGGAAAAATCCGGTACTCCGTGAACTAGCCCCTGCCATGCCTGGCGCAAAACCGCTTGCGCTTGCCAAAGCCTGCCGCCCGGAAATCACTGCCGCCGAAGTCTCTGAATCGCTGAGTTTCTTGATCAAGGCGAACTTGTTGCAAAAAGACGAAAACGGCAATTATGTCCAAACTGAAAAATCCGTAACGACAGGACCTATGGATGTGACTCCTGTGGCTGTTCGCGGAATGCATCGCCAGATGGGCGAGTTCGCACTTGAAACTATTGAAGGTGTGCCGCAAGATCAACGCCATTTTTCTGGCCTCACGCTCGGTATCACGCAATCTGCTTACGATGAAATTGTTGAGGAAATCGCTGCATTCCGCAAGCGCATCATTGCGATTGCCACGCGCGATGACGAAACGGACGAGGTCTACCGACTAAACGTTCAGTTTTTCCCGTTGACAAAAAAGAGTGTTAAAAAGGGTTAG